The following proteins are co-located in the Fundulus heteroclitus isolate FHET01 unplaced genomic scaffold, MU-UCD_Fhet_4.1 scaffold_78, whole genome shotgun sequence genome:
- the LOC105939988 gene encoding CREB-regulated transcription coactivator 1 isoform X3 — translation MASSNNPRKFSEKIALHNQKQAEETAAFEEVMKDLNNTRAARNSALDTNRTSRHHGLVDRVYRDRNRITSPHRRPLSVDKHGRQIDSCPYSSVYLSPPPDTSWRRTNSDSALHQSAMNPKPQEVFSGGSQELQAKRVMLLTVPGTENSESDADKDAQKQLWDEKKDDASQPNTCDVPGINIFPSPDQELSPSVVPAAHNTGGSLPDLTNIQFPPPLSTPLDPEDTVSFPSVSSANSTGSLTTNLTHLGISAASHGITTPSQPSMTVSAQRRQPPVVPLTLTSDLHLQQSPQHFSPTLSSPINITQALQTETLTLEQQLSQYPLFNQLTPQAQLQLLNDLQQQPMLPQGIQLIALPTPTSSGTTSASSPSPDSQTTASMSISSYRNQTGSPATQSPTSPVSNQGFSPGGSPQHIPVVGSIFGDSFYDQQLASRQTNALSHQLEQFNMIESPISSASLFSQCSTLNYTQAAMMGLTGSSLQDSQQLNYSSHGNIPNIILTVTGESPPSLSKELTNSLAGVGDVSFDADSQFPLDELKIDPLTLDGLHMLNDPDMVLADPATEDTFRMDRL, via the exons AACTCTGCGCTGGACACCAATCGGACAAGCAGGCACCATGGACTTGTGGACCGTGTTTACCGCGATCGAAACCGCATCACGTCTCCTCACCGTCGCCCGCTGTCGGTCGACAAACACGGTCGCCAG ATTGACAGCTGTCCCTACAGTTCAGTTTACCTCTCTCCACCGCCAGACACAAGCTGGAGAAG GACGAATTCGGACTCCGCCTTACACCAGAGCGCCATGAACCCGAAGCCCCAGGAGGTGTTTTCAGGAGGATCACAGGAGCTGCAGGCCAAAAGAG TGATGCTCCTTACGGTGCCTGGGACGGAAAATTCAGAGTCAGATGCAGACAAGGATGCTCAGAAACAGCTGTGGGATGAAAAGAAG gATGATGCATCCCAGCCTAATACATGTGATGTCCCAGGGATCAA taTATTTCCATCACCGGACCAGGAGTTAAGCCCATCTGTGGTCCCAGCTGCACACAACACTGGGGGTTCCCTGCCGGATCTGACTAACATCCAGTTCCCCCCTCCGCTGTCCACCCCACTGGACCCCGAGGACACCGTGTCCTTCCCCTCCGTCAGCTCAGCCAACAGCACGGGCAGCCTGACCACCAACCTGACCCACCTGGGCATCAGCGCTGCCAGTCACG GGATCACCACGCCCTCTCAGCCTTCTATGACCGTATCGGCCCAGCGCAGGCAGCCACCCGTGGTGCCACTAACTCTCACATCGGACCTCCACCTCCAACAGTCCCCTCAACATTTCTCACCCACGCTGTCTTCGCCCATTAACATTACACAG GCTTTGCAAACAGAGACGTTAACTCTGGAACAGCAGCTTTCCCAGTACCCCCTGTTCAACCAGCTGACGCCTCAGGCCCAACTTCAGCTACTCAACGAcctccagcagcagccgatGCTGCCACAGGGCATCCAGCTCATCGCTTTGCCAACTCCGACCTCATCTGGGACAACCAGCGCAAGCAGCCCCTCCCCGGACAGCCAAACCACTGCCAGCATGAGTATCAGCTCG TATCGCAATCAGACTGGCTCACCAGCCACTCAGTCTCCAACCTCCCCAGTCTCCAATCAAGGCTTCTCCCCTGGAGGCTCGCCTCAA CACATTCCTGTGGTGGGTAGTATATTCGGTGACTCCTTCTATGATCAGCAGCTGGCATCGAGGCAGACCAATGCGCTCTCTCACCAG CTCGAGCAGTTCAACATGATCGAGAGTCCCATCAGCTCGGCCAGCCTTTTCAGCCAATGCTCCACCCTCAACTACACACAGGCGGCCATGATGGGCCTCACCGGGAGCAGCCTACAGGACTCGCAGCAGCTCAACTACAGTAGCCATGGCAACATCCCCAACATCATCTTAACAG TCACAGGCGAGTCCCCGCCCAGCCTCTCCAAAGAGCTGACCAACTCTCTGGCGGGCGTCGGCGACGTCAGCTTCGACGCCGACTCCCAGTTTCCCCTGGACGAACTGAAGATAGATCCACTCACCCTGGACGGACTGCACATGCTCAACGACCCCGACATGGTGCTCGCCGACCCCGCCACAGAAGACACGTTCAGGATGGACAGGCTGTAG
- the LOC105939988 gene encoding CREB-regulated transcription coactivator 1 isoform X1, with amino-acid sequence MASSNNPRKFSEKIALHNQKQAEETAAFEEVMKDLNNTRAARLQLQKTQYLQLGQNRGQYYGGSLPNVNQIGNGNIDLPFQNSALDTNRTSRHHGLVDRVYRDRNRITSPHRRPLSVDKHGRQIDSCPYSSVYLSPPPDTSWRRTNSDSALHQSAMNPKPQEVFSGGSQELQAKRVMLLTVPGTENSESDADKDAQKQLWDEKKDDASQPNTCDVPGINIFPSPDQELSPSVVPAAHNTGGSLPDLTNIQFPPPLSTPLDPEDTVSFPSVSSANSTGSLTTNLTHLGISAASHGITTPSQPSMTVSAQRRQPPVVPLTLTSDLHLQQSPQHFSPTLSSPINITQALQTETLTLEQQLSQYPLFNQLTPQAQLQLLNDLQQQPMLPQGIQLIALPTPTSSGTTSASSPSPDSQTTASMSISSYRNQTGSPATQSPTSPVSNQGFSPGGSPQHIPVVGSIFGDSFYDQQLASRQTNALSHQLEQFNMIESPISSASLFSQCSTLNYTQAAMMGLTGSSLQDSQQLNYSSHGNIPNIILTVTGESPPSLSKELTNSLAGVGDVSFDADSQFPLDELKIDPLTLDGLHMLNDPDMVLADPATEDTFRMDRL; translated from the exons TTGCAGTTGCAGAAGACCCAGTATTTGCAACTAGGGCAGAATCGTGGACAGTACTATGGAGGCTCACTGCCCAATGTCAATCAGATTGGGAATGGCAACATTGACCTGCCTTTTCAG AACTCTGCGCTGGACACCAATCGGACAAGCAGGCACCATGGACTTGTGGACCGTGTTTACCGCGATCGAAACCGCATCACGTCTCCTCACCGTCGCCCGCTGTCGGTCGACAAACACGGTCGCCAG ATTGACAGCTGTCCCTACAGTTCAGTTTACCTCTCTCCACCGCCAGACACAAGCTGGAGAAG GACGAATTCGGACTCCGCCTTACACCAGAGCGCCATGAACCCGAAGCCCCAGGAGGTGTTTTCAGGAGGATCACAGGAGCTGCAGGCCAAAAGAG TGATGCTCCTTACGGTGCCTGGGACGGAAAATTCAGAGTCAGATGCAGACAAGGATGCTCAGAAACAGCTGTGGGATGAAAAGAAG gATGATGCATCCCAGCCTAATACATGTGATGTCCCAGGGATCAA taTATTTCCATCACCGGACCAGGAGTTAAGCCCATCTGTGGTCCCAGCTGCACACAACACTGGGGGTTCCCTGCCGGATCTGACTAACATCCAGTTCCCCCCTCCGCTGTCCACCCCACTGGACCCCGAGGACACCGTGTCCTTCCCCTCCGTCAGCTCAGCCAACAGCACGGGCAGCCTGACCACCAACCTGACCCACCTGGGCATCAGCGCTGCCAGTCACG GGATCACCACGCCCTCTCAGCCTTCTATGACCGTATCGGCCCAGCGCAGGCAGCCACCCGTGGTGCCACTAACTCTCACATCGGACCTCCACCTCCAACAGTCCCCTCAACATTTCTCACCCACGCTGTCTTCGCCCATTAACATTACACAG GCTTTGCAAACAGAGACGTTAACTCTGGAACAGCAGCTTTCCCAGTACCCCCTGTTCAACCAGCTGACGCCTCAGGCCCAACTTCAGCTACTCAACGAcctccagcagcagccgatGCTGCCACAGGGCATCCAGCTCATCGCTTTGCCAACTCCGACCTCATCTGGGACAACCAGCGCAAGCAGCCCCTCCCCGGACAGCCAAACCACTGCCAGCATGAGTATCAGCTCG TATCGCAATCAGACTGGCTCACCAGCCACTCAGTCTCCAACCTCCCCAGTCTCCAATCAAGGCTTCTCCCCTGGAGGCTCGCCTCAA CACATTCCTGTGGTGGGTAGTATATTCGGTGACTCCTTCTATGATCAGCAGCTGGCATCGAGGCAGACCAATGCGCTCTCTCACCAG CTCGAGCAGTTCAACATGATCGAGAGTCCCATCAGCTCGGCCAGCCTTTTCAGCCAATGCTCCACCCTCAACTACACACAGGCGGCCATGATGGGCCTCACCGGGAGCAGCCTACAGGACTCGCAGCAGCTCAACTACAGTAGCCATGGCAACATCCCCAACATCATCTTAACAG TCACAGGCGAGTCCCCGCCCAGCCTCTCCAAAGAGCTGACCAACTCTCTGGCGGGCGTCGGCGACGTCAGCTTCGACGCCGACTCCCAGTTTCCCCTGGACGAACTGAAGATAGATCCACTCACCCTGGACGGACTGCACATGCTCAACGACCCCGACATGGTGCTCGCCGACCCCGCCACAGAAGACACGTTCAGGATGGACAGGCTGTAG
- the LOC105939988 gene encoding CREB-regulated transcription coactivator 1 isoform X2 — MASSNNPRKFSEKIALHNQKQAEETAAFEEVMKDLNNTRAARLQLQKTQYLQLGQNRGQYYGGSLPNVNQIGNGNIDLPFQNSALDTNRTSRHHGLVDRVYRDRNRITSPHRRPLSVDKHGRQIDSCPYSSVYLSPPPDTSWRRTNSDSALHQSAMNPKPQEVFSGGSQELQAKRVMLLTVPGTENSESDADKDAQKQLWDEKKDDASQPNTCDVPGINIFPSPDQELSPSVVPAAHNTGGSLPDLTNIQFPPPLSTPLDPEDTVSFPSVSSANSTGSLTTNLTHLGISAASHGITTPSQPSMTVSAQRRQPPVVPLTLTSDLHLQQSPQHFSPTLSSPINITQALQTETLTLEQQLSQYPLFNQLTPQAQLQLLNDLQQQPMLPQGIQLIALPTPTSSGTTSASSPSPDSQTTASMSISSHIPVVGSIFGDSFYDQQLASRQTNALSHQLEQFNMIESPISSASLFSQCSTLNYTQAAMMGLTGSSLQDSQQLNYSSHGNIPNIILTVTGESPPSLSKELTNSLAGVGDVSFDADSQFPLDELKIDPLTLDGLHMLNDPDMVLADPATEDTFRMDRL; from the exons TTGCAGTTGCAGAAGACCCAGTATTTGCAACTAGGGCAGAATCGTGGACAGTACTATGGAGGCTCACTGCCCAATGTCAATCAGATTGGGAATGGCAACATTGACCTGCCTTTTCAG AACTCTGCGCTGGACACCAATCGGACAAGCAGGCACCATGGACTTGTGGACCGTGTTTACCGCGATCGAAACCGCATCACGTCTCCTCACCGTCGCCCGCTGTCGGTCGACAAACACGGTCGCCAG ATTGACAGCTGTCCCTACAGTTCAGTTTACCTCTCTCCACCGCCAGACACAAGCTGGAGAAG GACGAATTCGGACTCCGCCTTACACCAGAGCGCCATGAACCCGAAGCCCCAGGAGGTGTTTTCAGGAGGATCACAGGAGCTGCAGGCCAAAAGAG TGATGCTCCTTACGGTGCCTGGGACGGAAAATTCAGAGTCAGATGCAGACAAGGATGCTCAGAAACAGCTGTGGGATGAAAAGAAG gATGATGCATCCCAGCCTAATACATGTGATGTCCCAGGGATCAA taTATTTCCATCACCGGACCAGGAGTTAAGCCCATCTGTGGTCCCAGCTGCACACAACACTGGGGGTTCCCTGCCGGATCTGACTAACATCCAGTTCCCCCCTCCGCTGTCCACCCCACTGGACCCCGAGGACACCGTGTCCTTCCCCTCCGTCAGCTCAGCCAACAGCACGGGCAGCCTGACCACCAACCTGACCCACCTGGGCATCAGCGCTGCCAGTCACG GGATCACCACGCCCTCTCAGCCTTCTATGACCGTATCGGCCCAGCGCAGGCAGCCACCCGTGGTGCCACTAACTCTCACATCGGACCTCCACCTCCAACAGTCCCCTCAACATTTCTCACCCACGCTGTCTTCGCCCATTAACATTACACAG GCTTTGCAAACAGAGACGTTAACTCTGGAACAGCAGCTTTCCCAGTACCCCCTGTTCAACCAGCTGACGCCTCAGGCCCAACTTCAGCTACTCAACGAcctccagcagcagccgatGCTGCCACAGGGCATCCAGCTCATCGCTTTGCCAACTCCGACCTCATCTGGGACAACCAGCGCAAGCAGCCCCTCCCCGGACAGCCAAACCACTGCCAGCATGAGTATCAGCTCG CACATTCCTGTGGTGGGTAGTATATTCGGTGACTCCTTCTATGATCAGCAGCTGGCATCGAGGCAGACCAATGCGCTCTCTCACCAG CTCGAGCAGTTCAACATGATCGAGAGTCCCATCAGCTCGGCCAGCCTTTTCAGCCAATGCTCCACCCTCAACTACACACAGGCGGCCATGATGGGCCTCACCGGGAGCAGCCTACAGGACTCGCAGCAGCTCAACTACAGTAGCCATGGCAACATCCCCAACATCATCTTAACAG TCACAGGCGAGTCCCCGCCCAGCCTCTCCAAAGAGCTGACCAACTCTCTGGCGGGCGTCGGCGACGTCAGCTTCGACGCCGACTCCCAGTTTCCCCTGGACGAACTGAAGATAGATCCACTCACCCTGGACGGACTGCACATGCTCAACGACCCCGACATGGTGCTCGCCGACCCCGCCACAGAAGACACGTTCAGGATGGACAGGCTGTAG